The genomic region CTACGGTCGAGGAGGTTCCCCAGGAGAAGGAGGATATTATCGTTTTTGTGACCGAGGACAACAGGATAAAGCTGGGGGAGGAGTTCTACACGTATGAGGGGCTTTACGAGGAGCTCTTGAAGCAGAAAAAAGAGAAACCGAAGGCGAACCTGATCATTCAGGCGGATGAAAAAGCAAACCACGGGACCGTCGTCGAGGTGATGGACGACGCCAAGAGGACAGGTTTTTCGAGGCTCTCCATAGCCACGGAGAGGAGGGGGGAGTAGGGCCGTTTTTTGGTTTCAAATTGTTGGCCGGCGGTATTTAAATGTTTGGCCCGGGTTTTTGTGACACTTTTTATTCCCAAGACAGAAAAGGGGCGGGTATTCTCGGGACTCTCAAAGCCGTGATGAACAAAGGATATAAAAAACAAACAACCAAATATATATAAGCGGGGTTCCGACCTTCCCCGTCCCCAATATAAAGAATAGATGCCGCAGTCATCTATGGCTTTCAAAGGACATTCAGCACTCTTGGCGTTCCCTTTAAACCCATTAGCGTAGGCAGCCCGTCGGT from Candidatus Zymogenus saltonus harbors:
- a CDS encoding biopolymer transporter ExbD, producing MNFKKNNRKKDAVSVNLTSLIDVVLLLLIFFMISTTFVLTPGLKVDLPESTVEEVPQEKEDIIVFVTEDNRIKLGEEFYTYEGLYEELLKQKKEKPKANLIIQADEKANHGTVVEVMDDAKRTGFSRLSIATERRGE